TACACACAGCATGGCTGTCAAACCCGCAGTACCGATTTTCATTGCTTGATCGCCAGAGAGCCTTTCTGGCAGTGGAACCAACCAGTCAGCTTTGAGGCGCGCTTTTTGTGCCATGCCACCCCAATGGGTTTCACCGACGCCCCAGCCAGTCAGTACCACTTTCTGTCCGGTGGTAAAACGTGAATCTGAAGATTCTGCCACTGTTCCTGTCAGGTCGATACCTGGCACCATTGGGAACTCACGACAGATCTTGCCCTTGCCTGTAATAGCCAGACCATCTTTGTAGTTCAGTGAGGAGTAATCCACGTCGATCAGCACATCGCCTTGTGGCAGTCGGCCAACGTCGAGTTCTTGAATGCTTGAAGTGGTGATTTTGTCAGCTTGGTCCAGTACCAGTGCTTTGAACATGGGATGTCCTCCGGAAAGGGGAATAAACGTATGAAATACAGTGTAGAACCAAAGTAGTCATGAAAATAATGAAACTAAATCATGATTAATATGCGTTAAGCACATAGCTATGCTCCGCTACAAATAACAAAGCCGGGTATTAAACCCGGCTTTGATGACGACACGTTTTTGTTTAAACGCGCTCAAACACCGTAGCAATACCCTGACCTAAACCGATACACATGGTGGCAAGACCCAGCTCGACATCATTGTGCTCCATCAGGTTGATAAGCGTAGTAGAGATACGTGCGCCTGAACAACCCAGAGGGTGACCCAGTGCGATCGCGCCACCGTTGAGGTTCACTTTCTCGTCGACTTTATCCAGCAAGCCCAGATCTTTTGCACAAGGTAGTGACTGCGCAGCGAAGGCTTCGTTAAGCTCAATCATGCCGATGTCATCAATGGTGACACCTGCACGCTTCAGTGCTTTTTGCGTCGCCGGTACGGGACCATAACCCATGATAGAAGGATCGCAGCCTGCGACTGCCATCGAACGCACGCGAGCACGAATCGGTAGGCCGAGCGCTTTGGCTTTGTCTTCACTCATCACCAGCATGGCCGCGGCACCGTCAGACAGGGCGGAAGACGTACCTGCGGTTACTGTGCCGTTAGCTGGATCGAATACTGGGCGCAGACCTGAAAGAGTTTCCACTGTGGTTTCCGGACGGATAACTTCATCGTTTTCCATCAGGAAGAGTCCGCCTTTCTCATCATGGCCTTCGGTAGGCATGATTTCATTTTTAAAGCGGCCTTCCACGGTGGCAGCATACGCGCGCTGGTGGGAGCGGGCAGCAAAGGCATCTTGCTGTTCACGGCTGATACCATGGATGCGACCCAGCATCTCTGCGGTCAGACCCATCATACCAGCGGCTTTTGCCACAGACTTGGAAAGACCCGGGTGGAAGTCGACACCGTGAGTCATAGGAACATGACCCATGTGCTCAACGCCACCAATCAGGCAGACATCGGCATCGCCCACTTGAATGGCACGTGCGGCATCATGCAATGCCTGCATGGAAGAGCCACACAGACGGTTAACCGTAGTGGCGGCTACTGTGTGTGGAATGCCAGCGAGCAGCGCTGCGTTACGGGCGACGTTGAAGCCTTGTTCAAGTGTCTGCTGTACACAGCCCCAGTAGATATCCTCGATTTCTGTTGGATCCAGCTGCGGGTTACGTGCAAGCAGAGACGCCATCAGGTGCGCTGACAAATCTTCCGCACGGGTGTGGCGGAAAGCACCGGCTTTGGAGCGGCCCATCGGGGTTCGAATACAATCGACAATCACGACGTTTTTCATGTTGTTTTCCCTCTCAATTCCTTGTGGTTAGGCAGACTGTCGTTGGGCATCGAAATACCCTTCGCCTTTGGCAGCTTTGTCGCGAAGACCTTGCGGCACTTCATAGGCAGGGCCCAGGTTGGCCAGTTGGTCAGCCATAGCAACATAGTTTGCCAGTCCAATGGTATCCAGATAACGGAATACACCGCCTCGGAATGGAGGGAAGCCAAGGCCGTAAACCAGCGCCATGTCTGCTTCCTGAGGAGTCGCGATAATACCTTCTTCCAGACAACGCACTACTTCGTTGATCATCGGCACCATCATGCGGTTGATGATCTCTTCGTCGCTGTAATCGGTCGCCGAACCGAGTACTGATGACAGCAGGCCTGCAACATCAG
The nucleotide sequence above comes from Grimontia kaedaensis. Encoded proteins:
- the fadA gene encoding acetyl-CoA C-acyltransferase FadA, translating into MKNVVIVDCIRTPMGRSKAGAFRHTRAEDLSAHLMASLLARNPQLDPTEIEDIYWGCVQQTLEQGFNVARNAALLAGIPHTVAATTVNRLCGSSMQALHDAARAIQVGDADVCLIGGVEHMGHVPMTHGVDFHPGLSKSVAKAAGMMGLTAEMLGRIHGISREQQDAFAARSHQRAYAATVEGRFKNEIMPTEGHDEKGGLFLMENDEVIRPETTVETLSGLRPVFDPANGTVTAGTSSALSDGAAAMLVMSEDKAKALGLPIRARVRSMAVAGCDPSIMGYGPVPATQKALKRAGVTIDDIGMIELNEAFAAQSLPCAKDLGLLDKVDEKVNLNGGAIALGHPLGCSGARISTTLINLMEHNDVELGLATMCIGLGQGIATVFERV